A window of Formosa sp. Hel1_31_208 contains these coding sequences:
- a CDS encoding response regulator transcription factor, with protein MEEQNKKILLVEDDPNFGTVLKDYLNMNDYDVVHAKNGMEGFEKFKKDDYDLCILDVMMPYKDGFTLAKEIREKNTDVPIIFLTAKAMKEDVLKGYKVGADDYLNKPFDSEVLLMKIKAIMQRKATDTIADSKQFEFKIGKFDLNSKLRFLKFDGKDPIKLSPKENELLRMLALHENDLMPRELALTKIWRDDNYFTSRSMDVYIAKLRKYLKLDPKVEILNIHGEGFRLVVNQDA; from the coding sequence ATGGAAGAGCAAAATAAGAAAATATTATTAGTTGAAGACGATCCAAACTTCGGAACCGTTTTAAAAGATTATTTAAACATGAACGACTATGATGTGGTTCATGCGAAAAATGGAATGGAAGGCTTTGAGAAATTTAAAAAGGATGATTATGATCTATGTATTTTAGACGTGATGATGCCTTATAAAGATGGGTTTACGTTAGCTAAAGAAATAAGAGAAAAGAATACAGACGTACCTATTATCTTTTTAACTGCAAAAGCGATGAAAGAAGATGTGCTAAAAGGCTATAAAGTAGGTGCAGATGATTATTTGAACAAACCGTTTGACAGTGAAGTGCTTCTAATGAAAATTAAAGCAATCATGCAACGCAAAGCGACAGATACAATTGCTGATAGTAAGCAATTTGAATTTAAGATTGGTAAATTTGATCTGAATTCTAAATTACGCTTTTTAAAATTTGATGGGAAAGATCCTATTAAATTATCACCTAAGGAAAATGAGTTATTACGGATGCTTGCACTTCATGAAAATGATTTGATGCCTCGGGAACTAGCATTAACTAAGATTTGGCGTGATGATAATTATTTTACATCTCGAAGCATGGATGTGTATATTGCCAAATTGAGAAAGTATCTCAAGTTAGACCCTAAAGTTGAAATATTAAACATCCATGGTGAGGGCTTTAGATTAGTCGTGAATCAAGACGCATAA
- the coaE gene encoding dephospho-CoA kinase (Dephospho-CoA kinase (CoaE) performs the final step in coenzyme A biosynthesis.) has product MIVVGLTGGIGSGKTTVASFFKELGVPIYIADVEAKALMIRSKVIRRKLIELFGDDVYIGDDINKPLIASKIFKDKDYLNKMNAIVHPKVASHFRRWLKKQHAAYVIKEAAIIFEHHKESEYDVIITVTAEVEERIARVIKRDHSNRAKIEAILNNQMSDAEKINKSHFVIVNDNLEHTKEQVLETHQLIMEKIKKHKF; this is encoded by the coding sequence ATGATAGTAGTAGGACTTACAGGTGGTATCGGAAGCGGCAAAACAACCGTAGCATCATTCTTTAAAGAACTTGGTGTCCCAATTTATATAGCCGATGTTGAAGCAAAAGCACTAATGATAAGGTCTAAAGTTATTAGGCGAAAATTAATTGAGCTTTTTGGTGATGACGTCTATATTGGTGATGACATCAACAAGCCTTTGATTGCATCAAAGATATTTAAAGACAAGGACTATTTAAACAAAATGAACGCCATCGTGCATCCCAAGGTCGCTTCTCACTTTAGGCGTTGGTTAAAGAAACAACATGCAGCCTATGTGATTAAAGAAGCTGCTATTATATTTGAGCATCACAAAGAATCTGAATATGATGTTATCATTACAGTAACTGCAGAGGTAGAAGAACGCATAGCAAGGGTCATTAAGCGTGACCATTCAAACAGAGCGAAAATAGAGGCGATACTGAATAATCAAATGAGTGATGCTGAAAAAATAAACAAATCTCATTTTGTTATTGTCAATGATAATCTAGAACACACCAAAGAACAAGTACTAGAAACGCACCAGTTAATCATGGAAAAAATCAAAAAACATAAATTTTAA
- a CDS encoding glycosyltransferase family 2 protein has product MNTLQFSFIIPVYNRPEEVDELLMSFTTQEGDISFEIVIVEDGSNLDCKHIINKYHNQLEISYYYKENSGPGDSRNFGMKKAKGNYFIILDSDCLLPPQYLNTVYAYLSSNYVDCFGGPDAAHESFSDVQKAINFAMTSFITTGGIRGNVSNEKFQPRSFNMGLSKQAFVDSGGFGLIHPGEDPDLSIRLNRMGYKTVLIREAFVYHKRRISWKKFYQQVYKFGLVRPILNTWYPTTKRLTYWFPACFSIGLLVSIVLLLANFRLPLFLYGIYFLLVFILAFVSTRSLRVAVKSILAIFIQFFGYGYGFLKSTIAIDFFKKDPESRFPKLFFKHAN; this is encoded by the coding sequence ATGAATACATTACAGTTTTCTTTTATAATTCCTGTATATAATAGACCGGAGGAGGTAGATGAACTCTTAATGAGTTTTACTACTCAAGAAGGCGATATTTCATTTGAAATTGTGATTGTCGAGGATGGTTCTAATCTAGATTGTAAACACATCATCAATAAATATCACAATCAGTTAGAGATTTCATATTACTATAAAGAAAATTCGGGCCCTGGAGATTCTAGAAACTTTGGTATGAAAAAAGCGAAAGGAAATTATTTTATCATCTTAGATTCTGATTGTTTATTACCACCTCAGTACCTCAATACCGTTTATGCTTATTTATCATCAAATTATGTGGATTGCTTTGGAGGTCCTGACGCTGCGCATGAATCGTTTTCAGATGTACAAAAGGCAATTAATTTTGCGATGACTTCTTTTATTACAACTGGTGGTATAAGAGGCAATGTATCAAATGAAAAATTTCAACCACGTAGTTTTAATATGGGACTGTCTAAACAAGCGTTTGTAGATTCTGGTGGCTTTGGATTAATTCACCCAGGAGAAGATCCAGATTTGTCGATTCGATTGAACAGAATGGGCTATAAAACCGTATTAATTAGAGAAGCCTTTGTGTATCATAAACGACGTATTTCATGGAAAAAGTTCTATCAACAGGTTTATAAATTCGGTTTGGTGAGACCAATACTTAATACGTGGTATCCAACAACCAAAAGATTGACCTATTGGTTTCCAGCTTGCTTCAGTATTGGGTTGCTTGTCTCCATAGTATTACTTTTAGCCAATTTCAGACTACCATTATTCCTTTACGGTATTTATTTTTTGTTGGTTTTCATATTGGCTTTTGTTTCAACACGAAGTTTGAGAGTGGCTGTTAAGTCTATTTTAGCTATTTTTATTCAGTTCTTTGGTTATGGGTACGGGTTTTTAAAATCAACAATAGCCATTGATTTTTTTAAGAAAGATCCTGAATCGCGATTTCCAAAATTATTTTTTAAACATGCGAACTAA
- a CDS encoding cold-shock protein — MSKGIVKFFNDSKGFGFITEEGNNKEHFVHISGLIDEVREGDEVEFELTEGKKGLNAINVKVI, encoded by the coding sequence ATGAGTAAAGGAATAGTAAAATTCTTCAACGATTCTAAAGGATTTGGATTTATCACAGAAGAAGGAAACAACAAAGAACACTTTGTACACATTTCAGGTTTAATCGATGAAGTTCGTGAAGGAGATGAGGTAGAATTTGAATTAACCGAAGGAAAAAAAGGATTGAACGCAATTAACGTAAAAGTTATATAA
- a CDS encoding CdaR family protein has product MRTNFKSYVLRSIKNKKLNVFGLFVLISFLILVITKLSETYVETIPFSIEYKNLPENTIITLDSMPKINVTLSTHGFKLLSYYFNDKTYQIDFKSSSKINNTTYLWLAEKGAYDLKQQLGQSVNIVSIKPDSILFPYGTLSEKMVPVMLKANINFVDGYDSLEGFELIPDSVKLIGSESEIAKIDYIVTRDIVLNDIKEDLNASINLELSNASERLKLSEETVRLKAKIEKFTEGTFEIPVTILNKPDNVELNYFPKLIKVSYYLSLKDFKLVKPHDFKIECDYNDIVDLKVSFFTPKLLVNSNTVKSAELKQNKVDYIIVK; this is encoded by the coding sequence ATGCGAACTAATTTTAAATCATATGTGTTACGGTCAATAAAAAACAAAAAACTAAATGTTTTTGGATTGTTTGTACTGATTTCATTTTTAATATTAGTCATTACTAAACTTTCAGAAACGTATGTTGAAACTATCCCGTTTTCTATAGAATATAAAAACTTACCTGAAAACACCATTATTACCTTAGATAGCATGCCTAAGATTAATGTTACACTTTCAACACATGGCTTCAAATTATTATCGTATTATTTTAACGACAAGACCTATCAGATAGATTTTAAAAGCAGTTCTAAGATAAATAACACAACATACCTTTGGTTGGCAGAAAAGGGCGCCTATGACCTAAAACAGCAGCTAGGTCAATCGGTTAATATAGTTTCTATTAAACCCGATAGTATTTTGTTTCCTTATGGCACGCTTAGTGAAAAAATGGTCCCAGTAATGTTGAAGGCTAATATTAATTTTGTTGACGGTTATGATTCTTTAGAGGGTTTTGAGCTTATTCCAGATTCCGTAAAATTAATAGGTTCTGAAAGTGAAATTGCTAAAATAGATTATATTGTAACCAGGGATATAGTCCTTAATGATATAAAAGAAGACTTGAATGCATCTATTAATCTAGAGCTTTCAAATGCATCTGAGCGCTTAAAACTTTCAGAAGAAACCGTTAGGCTTAAGGCTAAAATTGAGAAATTCACAGAAGGGACTTTTGAAATTCCCGTAACCATTTTAAATAAGCCCGATAATGTTGAGCTAAATTATTTCCCAAAGCTTATTAAAGTATCCTATTATCTCAGTCTTAAGGATTTTAAATTGGTAAAGCCCCATGACTTTAAAATTGAATGTGATTACAACGACATTGTCGATTTAAAGGTCTCTTTTTTTACACCAAAATTATTAGTTAATTCTAACACAGTGAAGTCTGCTGAGCTCAAGCAGAATAAAGTGGATTATATAATTGTGAAATGA
- a CDS encoding sensor histidine kinase KdpD yields MGKKLFILLVVLMSLSLIGIIFVQAFFINNTLKNEEKQFTLNVKRSLISVSKAIEDKELLSYDRLYKEALKNGRNPDTSEIKHLLIFDSFDEETNQAIRFKNAISEESFKVPSLFFDIGTDSINISRFTNISETKVFERNTIDGKINLDPIKTYRDYNTMDELGRRHYKEGYRRVYKNYPVYKRIKNEEVSELLESQFESSGINTAFEYAIYDKDLSTKIQSDNFDLNIKSTMGIPVFVDNENNSDFTLYVDFPERRKYLLSSILGMIVLSIVFTSIIILAYSSAIYQLIKQRQISQIKTDFINNMTHEFKTPIATINLALDSIRNPKIIGDQEKVMRYLRMIKDENKRMHAQVENVLRISKLEKNELNISKERIKLHDLISDAVSHVGLIVEDRKGYVKTHLNADKSSVLANDTHFTNVIVNILDNAIKYTDGVPKIDVYTENIGNNILLKISDQGSGMTKQVQKRVFEKFYREHTGNVHNVKGHGLGLAYVKRIVDDHQGHISVESEKGKGSTFTIKLPLIS; encoded by the coding sequence ATGGGCAAAAAGCTATTCATTTTATTGGTGGTTTTGATGAGTTTATCACTCATTGGCATCATCTTCGTTCAAGCATTTTTTATTAATAATACTTTAAAAAACGAAGAGAAACAGTTTACTTTAAATGTTAAACGTTCTCTTATTTCAGTTTCTAAAGCTATTGAAGATAAAGAGCTTCTTAGTTATGATAGACTATATAAAGAAGCTTTAAAAAATGGTCGAAATCCTGATACAAGTGAAATCAAACATCTATTGATTTTTGATTCTTTTGATGAAGAGACTAATCAGGCCATTCGATTTAAAAATGCGATTTCCGAAGAGAGTTTTAAAGTGCCGTCCTTGTTCTTTGACATTGGTACAGATAGTATAAACATTAGTCGTTTCACCAATATAAGTGAAACGAAAGTGTTTGAACGCAATACTATAGATGGAAAAATTAATTTAGACCCTATTAAGACCTATCGAGATTATAATACGATGGATGAATTAGGAAGAAGGCACTACAAAGAAGGTTATAGGCGTGTCTATAAAAATTATCCAGTTTATAAACGAATTAAAAATGAAGAGGTGTCTGAGTTATTAGAATCTCAATTTGAAAGTAGTGGTATTAATACGGCTTTTGAATATGCGATTTATGATAAAGACCTTTCGACTAAAATTCAATCTGATAATTTTGATTTGAATATTAAATCGACCATGGGAATTCCTGTTTTTGTGGATAATGAGAATAACAGTGATTTTACACTCTATGTTGATTTTCCAGAACGTCGAAAATATTTATTGTCGTCGATATTAGGCATGATTGTGTTATCAATTGTGTTTACATCTATTATAATTTTAGCGTATTCTAGTGCGATTTATCAGTTAATAAAGCAGCGTCAGATCTCTCAAATTAAAACAGATTTCATTAATAATATGACACATGAGTTTAAGACACCAATAGCGACTATTAATCTAGCCTTAGACTCTATTAGAAACCCTAAAATTATAGGAGATCAGGAAAAAGTCATGCGTTATTTAAGAATGATTAAAGATGAAAACAAACGTATGCATGCTCAAGTAGAAAATGTATTGCGAATTTCAAAACTTGAAAAAAACGAGCTCAATATTAGTAAGGAACGTATAAAACTCCACGACTTAATAAGTGATGCTGTTAGTCATGTTGGGTTGATTGTAGAAGATAGAAAAGGTTATGTGAAGACGCATCTTAATGCAGATAAGTCTTCTGTTTTAGCCAACGATACACACTTTACAAATGTGATTGTTAATATTTTAGATAATGCCATTAAATATACAGATGGTGTTCCTAAAATAGATGTTTATACTGAAAATATAGGAAATAATATATTGCTTAAAATTTCAGATCAAGGAAGTGGAATGACAAAGCAAGTTCAAAAGCGTGTGTTTGAAAAATTCTATAGAGAGCACACAGGAAATGTACACAATGTAAAAGGCCACGGTTTAGGTTTGGCTTATGTTAAACGAATAGTAGATGACCATCAAGGTCATATTTCAGTAGAGAGTGAAAAAGGAAAAGGTAGCACGTTTACAATAAAACTACCATTAATATCATAA
- the miaA gene encoding tRNA (adenosine(37)-N6)-dimethylallyltransferase MiaA produces MAPNSALNAVANYIMTKVLLSVVGPTAIGKTALSIQLAQHFKTEIISADSRQFYKELQIGTAAPTPIELSSAPHHFIKHISVETHYNVGAFENDAINVLTELFKTNNVVVMVGGSGLYVKVVTHGLDQFPEVDPSIREALNERFQVKGLQRLQEQLKELDPLSYQTIAIDNPHRVIRALEICIASGHPYSSFLDNNIATRDFKTLTIGLTAERSIIYDRINRRVDQMMTEGLLNEVKSLKSKQHLNALNTVGYKELFNYLDGEWDLEFAVSEIKKNTRRFAKRQLTWFKKNDSTLWFNWDTKISDIIARIERDIKTS; encoded by the coding sequence GGAAAAACAGCACTTAGCATACAACTCGCTCAACATTTTAAAACCGAAATTATTTCTGCAGACTCAAGGCAATTCTATAAAGAACTGCAAATTGGTACTGCTGCTCCTACTCCAATAGAATTGTCAAGTGCACCACATCATTTCATTAAGCATATATCTGTTGAAACACATTACAATGTAGGTGCTTTTGAAAACGATGCTATCAATGTATTAACTGAATTATTTAAAACTAATAATGTGGTGGTCATGGTTGGTGGATCTGGCTTATATGTCAAAGTAGTTACGCATGGACTTGATCAATTTCCAGAAGTAGATCCGTCCATACGAGAAGCGCTCAATGAGCGGTTTCAAGTTAAGGGGCTTCAACGCCTACAGGAGCAATTAAAAGAGTTAGACCCTCTTAGTTATCAAACTATTGCAATTGATAATCCGCACCGCGTCATTAGAGCTTTAGAAATCTGTATCGCGAGTGGACACCCCTATTCATCATTCCTTGATAACAACATTGCAACTAGAGATTTCAAAACACTAACAATTGGCTTAACAGCTGAACGCTCTATTATTTATGACCGAATTAATAGGCGTGTAGACCAAATGATGACTGAAGGATTATTAAACGAAGTGAAATCTCTGAAATCAAAACAGCATTTAAACGCATTAAATACCGTTGGATATAAAGAGTTATTCAACTATTTAGATGGGGAATGGGATTTGGAGTTTGCAGTTTCAGAAATCAAAAAGAATACACGTCGTTTTGCCAAACGGCAACTGACTTGGTTCAAAAAGAATGACAGTACGTTATGGTTTAATTGGGACACCAAAATTAGTGATATTATCGCACGTATTGAGCGTGACATAAAGACCTCATAA
- a CDS encoding T9SS type A sorting domain-containing protein, which produces MKKITLSLLFVFSLVFTTESIAQVLNQTANWTNGSWTTSGTFTPAGLLNDPATDGFFTFDDDAAGNGSADTVQSESPVIDLGAAAFAGETFVEVSGNFVYRPLGGDVLSIEYWDADAASWVNFAVFGGNSTNTDYQTCVGTAAYTSPPIDISGFTPTQLSGFKYRFAYDDLTGWQWGWCFDPPTITSATPPTCDVVVNVTVDALTPDMLDFSWDAPLAGTPVSYDWEVVTAGGTPGIDTVVSGSETAPDQAATTGATLTPEIDYDLYIVTNCGGVGTATFGPAAFTTPAIPPPPPGNDDACDAIAVAVGSASSGQAYTNEGGTIEANEVGGTCWFTAGDVSNSVWFTFTIAATTDVTVSTDIAGGSLGDTQIAVYTATDCSDLLTFTEIGCDDDSGTGLLSIAALTGLAPGTYYIQIEGFGTGTGTFDLSVTDPTLGVNQFEEDNGFTYFPNPVKNELTLNAQKDIQNVAIYNMLGQEVLRTAPNTIRSVVDMNGLSQGAYFVQVTIDNVTETVRIIKQ; this is translated from the coding sequence ATGAAAAAAATTACTTTATCACTCTTGTTTGTGTTTTCATTGGTTTTTACCACTGAAAGTATTGCACAAGTTTTAAATCAAACAGCCAATTGGACAAATGGTTCTTGGACAACTTCAGGTACATTTACCCCAGCTGGATTATTGAATGATCCAGCCACTGATGGCTTTTTTACTTTTGACGACGATGCCGCTGGTAATGGATCAGCAGATACAGTTCAATCTGAATCTCCAGTTATCGATTTAGGTGCAGCTGCTTTTGCAGGTGAAACATTTGTTGAAGTTTCTGGGAATTTTGTCTACAGACCCTTAGGTGGAGATGTTTTAAGTATTGAATATTGGGATGCAGATGCTGCGTCTTGGGTTAACTTTGCCGTGTTTGGTGGTAATTCAACAAATACCGATTACCAAACATGTGTTGGCACAGCAGCTTATACTTCACCTCCAATTGATATTTCTGGTTTTACACCAACGCAATTATCTGGTTTTAAATACCGTTTCGCATATGATGACCTAACAGGTTGGCAATGGGGTTGGTGTTTTGATCCTCCAACAATTACGTCTGCAACACCACCAACGTGTGATGTTGTTGTTAATGTGACTGTTGATGCTCTTACTCCAGATATGCTTGATTTTAGTTGGGATGCGCCTTTAGCTGGTACTCCTGTATCTTATGATTGGGAAGTTGTAACAGCAGGTGGTACTCCAGGTATAGATACTGTAGTGTCAGGTTCAGAAACTGCTCCTGATCAAGCAGCAACTACTGGAGCAACATTAACTCCAGAAATTGATTATGATTTATATATAGTTACCAATTGCGGTGGTGTAGGTACTGCGACATTTGGTCCAGCTGCATTTACTACACCAGCTATTCCACCTCCTCCACCAGGAAATGATGATGCATGTGATGCTATCGCTGTTGCGGTTGGAAGTGCGTCTTCAGGACAAGCTTATACCAATGAAGGCGGAACGATTGAAGCAAACGAAGTTGGCGGTACTTGCTGGTTTACAGCAGGAGATGTTAGTAATTCTGTATGGTTTACATTTACAATCGCAGCTACTACAGATGTTACGGTAAGTACAGATATCGCTGGAGGTAGTTTAGGAGATACGCAAATTGCTGTTTATACTGCTACTGATTGTTCAGACTTATTAACTTTTACTGAAATTGGATGTGATGATGATTCTGGAACAGGATTATTATCTATAGCAGCTTTAACAGGTTTAGCGCCTGGTACTTACTACATACAAATTGAAGGATTTGGTACGGGTACAGGAACTTTTGATTTGTCTGTAACTGATCCTACTTTAGGAGTTAATCAGTTTGAAGAGGATAACGGATTTACTTATTTCCCTAACCCAGTTAAAAATGAGTTAACACTTAATGCTCAAAAAGATATTCAAAATGTTGCTATATACAACATGCTAGGTCAAGAAGTTCTTAGAACTGCACCTAACACTATTAGAAGTGTTGTTGATATGAATGGATTAAGCCAAGGTGCTTACTTCGTACAAGTTACTATCGATAACGTTACTGAGACAGTTAGAATTATCAAGCAATAA